In the genome of Vicia villosa cultivar HV-30 ecotype Madison, WI linkage group LG7, Vvil1.0, whole genome shotgun sequence, one region contains:
- the LOC131619832 gene encoding probable polygalacturonase At3g15720 — protein MQGFIVCVLVLYFISPCLCIRFNVRTTSDTTYNVMQYGATGDGKSDDTKAFSSAWSNACKAEGKTTLVIPSGKSFLVKKVDFIGPCNAEILIQFEGKIVAPSKDAWEARPYLIEIDSVNGLTIDGNNVGEIDGNGATWWDCSDCKRPGVFHFHKCDKLNVSNLAISNSPRSHVSVNECNGATISKISIDAPDSSPNTDGIDVSDSINILIQDSNIKSGDDCIAINGGTSFLDAKRITCGPGHGISVGSLGKDGASDQVSNIYVQNCTFKETTNGARIKTFPGGSGYAKNITYEQIILENVKNPIIIDQEYNNYLQETSVSVSSVTFRGFSGTYTGKVAINLDCKNDASVICKNAHGKATDTIPNVPCLSN, from the exons ATGCAAGGATTCATTGTCTGTGTTTTagttctttattttatttcaccTTGTCTGTGTATAAGGTTCAATGTTAGAACCACATCTGATACTACTTATAATGTGATGCAATATGGTGCAACTGGCGATGGCAAATCTGATGATACAAAa gcATTTTCAAGTGCATGGAGCAATGCATGTAAAGCAGAAGGAAAGACAACATTAGTTATACCATCTGGAAAATCATTCTTGGTGAAGAAAGTAGATTTTATCGGTCCATGCAATGCTGAAATTCTCATTCAG TTTGAAGGAAAAATAGTTGCACCTTCTAAAGACGCATGGGAAGCTAGACCATATTTGATTGAGATCGATAGTGTAAATGGACTCACAATTGATGGCAATAATGTAGGAGAAATCGATGGAAATGGTGCTACTTGGTGGGATTGTTCAGATTGTAAAAGACCAGGG GTGTTCCATTTTCATAAATGCGACAAACTTAATGTTAGTAATCTTGCGATTAGTAATAGTCCAAGATCTCATGTATCTGTTAATGAGTGTAATGGTGCAACAATCTCTAAAATATCCATTGATGCACCTGATTCAAGTCCTAACACTGATGGAATTGATGTTTCTGATTCCATTAATATCTTGATACAAGATTCCAACATAAAATCAG GCGACGATTGTATCGCTATCAATGGTGGCACCTCTTTCTTGGATGCTAAGAGGATTACTTGTGGACCAGGCCATGGGATAAG TGTTGGTAGCCTTGGTAAAGATGGAGCTAGTGATCAAGTTTCTAATATTTATGTACAAAATTGCACCTTTAAAGAAACTACCAATGGAGCAAGAATCAAAACATTTCCG GGTGGATCAGGTTAtgcaaaaaatattacatatgaaCAAATCATCCTTGAAAATGTTAAGAACCCAATAATCATAGATCAAGAATACAATAATTATCTGCAG GAAACATCTGTATCGGTGAGTTCCGTAACATTTCGAGGATTTAGCGGAACTTATACTGGCAAAGTAGCTATTAATTTAGATTGTA